Proteins from a single region of Gordonia hongkongensis:
- a CDS encoding dihydrofolate reductase, translating into MTSDLAGEGSREVRLVWAQGRGGAIGRDNTIPWRVPEDVARFKELTVGHPVVMGRKTWASLPPRFRPLPGRANVVVTRDASWSADGASVAGSVAEALELAGGERVGIIGGGEIYRLAMEFATELCVTEIDVEVDGADAFAPEITDEWAVAHRGEWQTSTSGIGYRFVDYRRARQD; encoded by the coding sequence GTGACGTCCGACCTCGCGGGGGAGGGCTCGCGTGAGGTGCGCCTGGTCTGGGCGCAGGGACGCGGCGGGGCGATCGGCCGGGACAACACGATCCCGTGGCGGGTCCCCGAAGATGTGGCGCGGTTCAAGGAACTGACGGTCGGGCACCCGGTTGTCATGGGCCGTAAGACATGGGCTTCGCTGCCGCCGCGATTTCGGCCGCTGCCCGGTCGCGCCAATGTGGTCGTCACCCGCGACGCGAGCTGGTCGGCCGACGGCGCGTCGGTCGCGGGATCGGTCGCCGAGGCGCTCGAGCTGGCCGGTGGCGAACGGGTCGGAATCATCGGCGGCGGCGAGATCTACCGCTTGGCAATGGAATTCGCCACCGAACTGTGTGTCACGGAGATCGACGTCGAGGTCGACGGCGCCGACGCGTTCGCCCCGGAGATCACCGACGAGTGGGCGGTGGCACATCGCGGTGAGTGGCAGACCTCGACGAGCGGCATCGGGTATCGCTTCGTCGACTATCGGCGCGCTCGGCAGGACTGA
- a CDS encoding HNH endonuclease, with product MATRSTTRANRYAKRRRKRVAARDNDLTDAQWLALQEAWGGCAYCGAVGVALQRDCMLAISRGGRYTVANVVPCCGSCNASKCNSEVTTWMRRKKLDEKAFLVRQFEVSRALAAAVDPAAGQDE from the coding sequence GTGGCCACCCGCAGCACCACCCGCGCCAATCGGTACGCGAAGCGTCGTCGCAAGCGTGTCGCCGCCCGCGACAACGACCTCACCGACGCCCAGTGGCTCGCGCTGCAGGAGGCCTGGGGTGGGTGCGCGTATTGCGGCGCGGTGGGCGTCGCCCTCCAGCGCGACTGCATGCTGGCCATCTCCCGCGGCGGCCGGTACACCGTCGCCAACGTCGTGCCGTGCTGCGGTTCGTGCAATGCGAGCAAGTGCAACTCCGAGGTCACGACGTGGATGCGGCGGAAGAAGCTGGACGAGAAGGCGTTCCTGGTCCGGCAATTCGAGGTGAGCCGCGCGCTCGCCGCCGCCGTCGACCCGGCCGCCGGCCAGGACGAGTGA
- a CDS encoding alkaline phosphatase D family protein, whose amino-acid sequence MTTRRDFLRTGAVVTGAALASPAVVAQGAPRSPGPPSAAVFRHGVASGDPLPDAVVLWTRITPTPAATPGSGLGPQSLVRWEIARDPGFGAVVAAGEVRTSADSDHTVKIDASGLAPRTWYHYRFTVLSGPATGAVSPVGRTCTAPATGADVAKIRFGVVSCANWEAGYFAAYRHLAAQPALDAVVHLGDYFYEYETGRYTGKTGTVRPHDPRHEIVTLRDYRTRHAQYKTDPDLARLHRNLPFICIWDDHESSNDSWSGGAENHQAGEGSWAARRTAALRAYAEWMPIRPAVDTAGRHLFRRLRFGRLLELSMLDLRSYRDLQVSARSAAIDDPARSILGRAQMSWLTNGLTSSETRWKIVGNPVMIAPVLIPPLDPQTTGAVTALLGIPREGIPYNADQWDGYAADRRRLLESLRRNRVDNVVFITGDIHSSWACDIPADPANYPGGGSVATELVGTSITSTNIDDMLNVPANTAGVAVSSAFAATNHHVRWSEFDAHGYSVLTVTPAATQMDWYFVHDKTNPRSGQYYAKSYRVANGTQRVVPAGGPVD is encoded by the coding sequence ATGACGACGCGACGCGACTTCCTGCGCACGGGTGCGGTCGTGACCGGTGCGGCGCTCGCCTCCCCCGCCGTCGTCGCCCAGGGCGCGCCGCGGTCGCCCGGGCCCCCGTCGGCGGCAGTGTTCCGCCACGGCGTCGCGTCCGGCGACCCGCTCCCCGACGCCGTCGTCCTCTGGACCCGCATCACCCCGACCCCGGCTGCGACACCCGGTTCCGGCCTGGGGCCGCAGAGCCTCGTCCGCTGGGAGATCGCCCGGGACCCCGGCTTCGGCGCCGTCGTGGCCGCGGGCGAGGTGCGGACGTCCGCCGACTCCGACCATACGGTGAAGATCGACGCGTCGGGTCTGGCGCCGCGCACCTGGTACCACTACCGCTTCACGGTGCTGTCCGGACCCGCCACCGGCGCGGTGTCGCCCGTCGGTCGCACGTGCACCGCCCCCGCAACGGGTGCCGACGTCGCGAAGATCCGTTTCGGCGTCGTGTCGTGTGCCAACTGGGAGGCCGGATACTTCGCCGCCTACCGGCATCTGGCCGCGCAGCCGGCACTCGACGCGGTGGTCCACCTGGGCGACTATTTCTACGAGTACGAGACCGGGCGATACACCGGCAAGACCGGAACCGTCCGGCCGCACGACCCCCGCCACGAGATCGTCACCCTGCGCGACTACCGGACACGCCACGCGCAGTACAAGACCGACCCCGACCTCGCCCGGCTGCACCGGAACCTGCCGTTTATCTGCATCTGGGACGACCACGAGTCGTCGAACGACTCGTGGTCGGGCGGGGCGGAGAACCATCAGGCGGGCGAGGGCTCCTGGGCCGCACGGCGCACCGCCGCGCTGCGCGCGTACGCCGAGTGGATGCCGATCCGCCCCGCCGTCGACACCGCGGGCCGGCACCTGTTCCGCAGGCTCCGCTTCGGCCGTCTGCTCGAGTTGTCCATGCTGGATCTGCGCTCCTACCGCGACCTGCAGGTCAGCGCCCGGTCGGCGGCCATCGACGATCCCGCCCGCTCGATCCTCGGCCGGGCACAGATGTCGTGGCTGACCAATGGACTCACGTCGTCGGAGACCCGCTGGAAGATCGTCGGCAACCCGGTGATGATCGCCCCGGTGCTGATCCCCCCGCTGGATCCGCAGACAACCGGCGCGGTCACCGCACTGCTCGGCATCCCGCGCGAGGGCATCCCGTACAACGCCGACCAGTGGGACGGTTACGCCGCCGATCGTCGACGTCTCCTCGAATCGCTGCGCCGCAATCGCGTCGACAACGTCGTCTTCATCACCGGTGACATCCACTCGTCGTGGGCGTGCGACATCCCGGCCGACCCGGCGAACTATCCCGGCGGCGGGAGTGTCGCAACGGAATTGGTCGGCACCTCGATCACGTCGACCAACATCGACGACATGCTGAACGTGCCCGCCAACACCGCCGGGGTCGCGGTGTCCTCGGCCTTCGCGGCCACGAACCACCACGTGCGCTGGAGCGAGTTCGACGCGCACGGGTATTCGGTCCTGACCGTGACGCCGGCGGCGACGCAGATGGACTGGTACTTCGTGCACGACAAGACGAATCCGCGCTCCGGCCAGTATTACGCGAAGTCCTACCGGGTCGCGAACGGCACCCAGCGGGTCGTCCCGGCGGGTGGGCCGGTCGACTAG
- the dapA gene encoding 4-hydroxy-tetrahydrodipicolinate synthase, translated as MNAVQEPLHEHPFGTNVVAMVTPFRPDGSLDLDKAAVLADHLVAKGCDGLVVSGTTGESPTTTVPEKLELLRVVLDAVGDRARITQGAGSYDTAESVRFAIESEKIGAHALLVVTPYYSKPPQAGLLAHFRTVADATALPVLLYDIPPRSVVPIMNETMLALAEHPNIRGVKDAKGDLHSAAGLIASTSLEYLSGEDALNLPWLSIGATGYVSVIGHLVPDRLRDMQIAVEKGDLPTARAINTSMLPLVNAMGRLGGVTMVKAALRILGLEVGDPRLPQVPANPAQIEELIVDLRAAGVLI; from the coding sequence ATGAACGCAGTCCAGGAACCGCTGCACGAGCATCCCTTCGGGACGAACGTGGTTGCGATGGTCACCCCCTTCCGCCCGGACGGAAGCCTCGATCTGGACAAGGCCGCCGTCCTCGCCGACCATCTGGTCGCCAAGGGATGTGACGGGCTGGTCGTGTCCGGCACCACCGGTGAATCGCCGACCACCACCGTGCCGGAGAAGCTCGAGTTGCTGCGGGTGGTCCTCGACGCGGTGGGCGACCGGGCCCGGATCACCCAGGGCGCAGGCAGTTACGACACCGCCGAGAGCGTCCGGTTCGCGATCGAGTCCGAGAAGATCGGTGCGCACGCGCTCCTCGTGGTGACCCCGTACTACTCGAAGCCGCCGCAGGCCGGGCTCCTCGCGCACTTTCGGACCGTCGCCGACGCCACCGCGCTGCCGGTGCTGCTCTACGACATCCCGCCGCGATCGGTGGTCCCGATCATGAACGAGACGATGCTCGCCCTGGCCGAACACCCCAACATCCGCGGGGTGAAGGACGCCAAGGGCGACCTGCACTCGGCGGCCGGCCTGATCGCCAGCACCAGCCTGGAGTACCTGTCCGGCGAGGACGCACTCAACCTGCCGTGGCTGTCGATCGGCGCGACCGGTTATGTCAGCGTTATCGGCCACCTCGTCCCGGATCGCCTGCGCGACATGCAGATCGCTGTCGAGAAGGGCGATCTGCCGACCGCCCGCGCGATCAACACCTCGATGCTGCCGCTGGTCAACGCCATGGGGCGCCTCGGCGGGGTCACGATGGTGAAGGCGGCACTGCGCATCCTCGGGCTGGAGGTCGGCGACCCGCGCCTGCCGCAGGTGCCCGCGAACCCGGCGCAGATCGAGGAACTGATCGTGGATCTGCGCGCGGCGGGTGTGCTGATCTGA
- a CDS encoding HAD-IIB family hydrolase, with the protein MTVSYEGNDYRLVMFDLDDTLAPSKSPLDDQMVDLLRRMLDVSLGCIISGGNFTQFEKQVLARLGNFDSVANLHLMPTCGTQYVRWSGNDWETVYAEFLTDDEKQRTLDVLEAGAKELGLWESETWGDILEDRGSQITFSALGQKAPVDAKAAWDPDGAKKESLRAYAAERLPDLEVRSGGSTSVDVTKKGIDKAYGALKLMDILGLSTSDILFFGDRLDEGGNDYPVKALGITSIAVHGWPDTHAKLSALLDQVETGS; encoded by the coding sequence ATGACCGTGTCGTATGAGGGTAACGACTACCGATTGGTGATGTTCGATCTCGACGACACCCTGGCCCCGTCGAAGAGCCCGCTCGACGACCAGATGGTCGATCTGCTGCGTCGGATGCTCGACGTGAGCCTGGGCTGCATCATCTCCGGCGGCAACTTCACCCAGTTCGAGAAGCAGGTTCTCGCGCGGCTCGGCAACTTCGACAGCGTCGCCAACCTCCACCTCATGCCGACGTGCGGAACGCAGTACGTGCGGTGGTCCGGGAACGACTGGGAGACGGTCTACGCGGAGTTCCTCACCGACGACGAGAAGCAGCGCACGCTCGACGTGCTGGAGGCCGGCGCGAAAGAGCTCGGCCTGTGGGAGAGCGAGACGTGGGGTGACATCCTCGAGGACCGCGGCAGCCAGATCACCTTCAGCGCGCTGGGGCAGAAGGCGCCCGTCGACGCGAAGGCGGCCTGGGACCCCGACGGAGCGAAGAAGGAGTCCCTGCGGGCCTACGCCGCCGAGCGACTTCCCGACCTCGAGGTGCGCAGCGGCGGTTCGACGTCGGTGGACGTCACCAAGAAGGGCATCGACAAGGCTTACGGCGCACTGAAGTTGATGGACATCCTCGGCCTCAGCACCAGCGACATCCTGTTCTTCGGCGACCGGCTCGACGAGGGCGGCAACGACTATCCGGTCAAGGCCCTCGGGATCACCTCGATCGCCGTCCACGGCTGGCCCGACACCCACGCGAAGTTGTCGGCGCTGCTGGATCAGGTTGAGACGGGCAGCTAG
- a CDS encoding ribonuclease J, with protein MTDNDTTGNDTAGTVRPRTRRRAAARKAGPPSPPPAEPTPPAEPTPSAEPVEVTSKARQPRRARAERTGSSEPKSDANSPKHAAKRPASPASNTRRPRHERGDARGGRRPEPATPAPVDRLGTPRRLPKGGLRVVALGGIGEIGRNMTVFEYNGRLLIVDCGVLFPEDAQPGVDLILPDFRYIEDRMDDVDAVILTHGHEDHIGALPFLLRLRSDIPVIGAKFTLALVEAKCREHRLRPKLVEVVEGQKTSHGPFECEYFAVNHSIPDALAVAIRTPAGVVLHTGDIKLDQLPLDGRLTDLAGFSRLGDEGVDLFLVDSTNAEVPGFVTPERQIGGVLDQVIGKATQRVIVASFASHVHRIQQIIDVAHTHNRRVTFVGRSMVRNMQIAQDLGYLSVPDGVVVDLDTAATLPDHRVVLISTGSQGEPLSALSRMARGEHRQINIRADDLVVLASSLIPGNENSVFAVVNGLAKRGATVITQQSAKVHVSGHASAGELLYLYNAVRPSNAMPVHGEWRHLRANAALAVATGVPEDRVVLAEDGVVVDLVDGRADIVGRVPVGHVYVDGLSVGDVGESTLSERLVLGEGGFIAITVAVDVTTGRAVSTPEVSGRGFSDDPDALKEAADIVNQTLDSLAAEGVSDTHRIAQGIRRAVGRWVSTAYRRRPMIVPTVIAVGD; from the coding sequence ATGACCGACAACGACACCACCGGCAACGACACCGCCGGCACCGTCCGCCCCCGGACCCGACGCCGGGCTGCCGCCCGCAAGGCCGGCCCGCCGAGTCCGCCCCCCGCCGAGCCGACCCCGCCCGCCGAGCCCACCCCGTCCGCCGAGCCCGTCGAGGTGACCTCGAAGGCACGGCAACCCCGGCGCGCGCGAGCCGAGCGGACCGGATCATCGGAACCGAAGTCCGACGCGAACTCGCCGAAGCACGCGGCCAAGCGTCCGGCGAGTCCCGCGTCGAACACCCGTCGCCCCCGCCACGAGCGCGGCGACGCCCGCGGCGGCCGCCGGCCCGAACCGGCAACCCCGGCCCCTGTCGACCGACTGGGCACACCCCGCCGACTGCCCAAGGGTGGTCTGCGCGTGGTGGCGCTCGGCGGGATCGGCGAGATCGGCCGCAACATGACCGTCTTCGAATACAACGGCCGTCTGCTGATCGTCGACTGCGGTGTGCTCTTCCCCGAGGACGCCCAGCCGGGCGTCGACCTGATCCTGCCGGACTTCCGCTACATCGAAGACCGCATGGACGACGTCGACGCGGTGATCCTGACCCACGGCCACGAGGACCACATCGGCGCTCTGCCGTTCCTGCTCCGGCTACGCAGCGACATCCCGGTGATCGGCGCGAAGTTCACGCTCGCCCTGGTCGAGGCCAAGTGTCGCGAGCATCGCCTGCGACCCAAGCTCGTCGAGGTCGTCGAAGGTCAGAAGACCTCGCACGGCCCGTTCGAGTGCGAGTACTTCGCCGTCAACCACTCGATCCCGGACGCCCTGGCCGTCGCGATCCGGACCCCCGCCGGCGTCGTGCTGCACACCGGCGACATCAAGCTCGACCAGCTGCCCCTCGACGGCCGGCTCACCGACCTCGCCGGGTTCAGCCGCCTCGGCGATGAGGGCGTCGACCTGTTCCTGGTGGACTCGACCAACGCCGAGGTGCCCGGTTTCGTGACCCCGGAACGTCAGATCGGCGGGGTGCTCGACCAGGTCATCGGCAAGGCCACACAGAGGGTCATCGTGGCGTCGTTCGCGAGCCACGTCCATCGCATCCAGCAGATCATCGACGTGGCGCACACCCACAATCGGCGGGTCACCTTCGTCGGCCGTTCGATGGTGCGCAACATGCAGATCGCGCAGGATCTCGGCTACCTCTCGGTACCCGACGGCGTCGTCGTCGATCTCGACACCGCGGCAACCCTGCCCGACCACCGCGTCGTGCTGATCTCCACCGGCTCGCAGGGCGAGCCGCTGTCCGCGCTCTCCCGGATGGCGCGCGGAGAGCACCGGCAGATCAACATCCGGGCCGACGACCTCGTCGTGCTGGCGTCCTCGCTCATCCCCGGCAACGAGAACTCGGTGTTCGCCGTCGTCAACGGGCTGGCCAAGCGCGGCGCGACCGTCATCACCCAGCAGAGTGCGAAGGTCCATGTCTCGGGCCACGCCTCGGCCGGTGAGCTGCTCTACCTCTACAACGCGGTGCGCCCCTCGAATGCGATGCCCGTGCACGGCGAATGGCGGCACCTGCGCGCCAACGCCGCGCTCGCGGTAGCGACCGGTGTGCCCGAGGACCGGGTCGTCCTCGCCGAGGACGGCGTGGTGGTCGACCTCGTCGACGGTCGCGCCGACATCGTCGGACGGGTTCCGGTCGGGCACGTCTACGTCGACGGCCTCTCGGTCGGCGACGTGGGGGAGTCGACGCTCTCCGAACGGCTCGTGCTGGGGGAGGGTGGCTTCATCGCCATCACCGTCGCCGTGGACGTGACGACGGGCCGTGCGGTGAGCACACCCGAGGTCTCCGGACGCGGTTTCTCCGACGACCCGGACGCGCTCAAGGAGGCGGCGGACATCGTCAACCAGACGCTGGATTCGCTGGCGGCCGAGGGTGTCTCCGACACGCACCGGATCGCCCAGGGGATTCGCCGTGCGGTCGGGCGCTGGGTGTCGACCGCCTATCGTCGCCGTCCGATGATCGTGCCGACGGTCATCGCGGTCGGGGACTGA
- a CDS encoding winged helix-turn-helix domain-containing protein produces the protein MAPDRLSIAQARRIALAAQGFTDRRPAAAPTMAHLKRVVGRTRLLQMDSVNIAARAHFMPLFSRLGAYDPDLLHRAAWQPGRGRRLLVEYWAHEAALIPVPDWPLFRWRMDDFADGRYRHTRDVLRRNRSLVGDVRAVIEAVGATTPRAIEAELGIEREPGAAGSWWQRGEVKHLCEAMFAAGDLSAVRNGNFVRHYDLTERIVGADIVALRPDRGQAHRELVSRAAQALGVATVADLADYYRLRPADARPAVAELVEDGVLQEIFVDGWRDPAYLAAGAVIPRRVDASAILSPFDPLVFFRPRAERLFDFHYRIEIYVPEHKRVHGYYVLPYLLGTDIAARVDLKADRKNRTLQVLGAYCEPGRSRGLVAERLSADLRSFAGWQDLDDVVVSGRGDLAPDLQRVLHGA, from the coding sequence ATGGCGCCGGATCGTCTCTCGATCGCGCAGGCGCGTCGAATCGCGCTCGCCGCACAGGGTTTCACCGACCGCCGGCCCGCCGCCGCGCCCACCATGGCACACCTGAAGCGCGTCGTCGGCCGAACGCGGCTGCTGCAGATGGACTCGGTGAACATCGCCGCGCGTGCGCACTTCATGCCGCTGTTCTCTCGCCTGGGTGCCTACGATCCCGACCTGTTGCACCGCGCCGCGTGGCAGCCCGGGCGTGGTCGGCGGCTGCTCGTCGAGTACTGGGCCCACGAAGCCGCGCTGATCCCGGTGCCCGACTGGCCCCTCTTCCGATGGCGGATGGACGACTTCGCCGACGGTCGGTATCGGCACACGCGAGACGTGCTCCGTCGCAACCGTTCTCTGGTCGGCGACGTCCGGGCAGTGATCGAGGCGGTCGGCGCGACCACGCCCCGTGCCATCGAAGCGGAACTGGGCATCGAACGTGAACCCGGTGCAGCCGGGAGCTGGTGGCAGCGCGGTGAGGTGAAGCACCTGTGCGAGGCCATGTTCGCGGCTGGTGACCTGTCGGCGGTCCGCAACGGGAACTTCGTGCGGCACTACGACCTCACCGAACGGATCGTCGGCGCGGACATCGTCGCGCTGCGACCCGACCGTGGGCAGGCGCACCGTGAACTCGTCAGCCGTGCCGCCCAGGCGCTCGGTGTCGCCACCGTGGCCGATCTGGCCGACTACTACCGGCTCCGGCCGGCCGACGCGCGGCCTGCGGTCGCCGAACTCGTCGAGGACGGTGTGCTGCAGGAGATCTTCGTGGACGGCTGGCGCGACCCGGCCTACCTGGCCGCCGGCGCGGTGATCCCGCGGCGCGTCGACGCCTCGGCGATCCTGTCGCCGTTCGACCCGCTCGTGTTCTTCCGCCCCCGCGCCGAACGACTCTTCGACTTCCACTACCGCATCGAGATCTATGTGCCCGAACACAAACGCGTGCACGGCTATTACGTGCTGCCGTATCTGCTGGGCACCGACATCGCCGCGCGCGTGGACCTGAAGGCCGACCGCAAGAACCGCACCCTGCAGGTGCTCGGGGCCTACTGCGAGCCGGGTCGTTCCCGAGGCCTCGTCGCCGAACGGCTGTCCGCGGATCTGCGGAGCTTCGCCGGCTGGCAAGACCTCGACGATGTCGTCGTGTCCGGACGCGGCGACCTGGCGCCCGACCTGCAACGGGTGCTGCACGGCGCGTGA
- a CDS encoding TIGR03085 family metal-binding protein, translated as MTGAQKERAALVETLRKVGPDAPTLCEGWTTRDLLAHLVVRERRPDTGPGILIPAFAGHTEKVRAQATSKDWDAQLALLASGPPVYSPFKLVDRFANLAEMFVHHEDVLRGGADPDGPWTPRSLAPELEAELRTPAKSMGRMTLKKVPARVTLRTPDGEDLVTAGSGDDVIVTGRVGELVLFAFGRTPVDVTFAGDAAAITGVRESSRGL; from the coding sequence GTGACCGGAGCGCAGAAGGAAAGAGCAGCCCTCGTCGAGACCCTTCGAAAGGTGGGCCCCGACGCGCCCACCTTGTGTGAGGGCTGGACCACCCGCGATCTGTTGGCGCATCTCGTGGTCCGGGAACGACGCCCGGACACCGGGCCGGGCATCCTCATCCCGGCTTTCGCCGGCCACACCGAGAAGGTGCGGGCCCAGGCGACGTCGAAGGACTGGGATGCCCAACTGGCGTTGCTCGCCTCGGGGCCGCCGGTCTACTCGCCGTTCAAGCTGGTCGACCGATTCGCCAACCTGGCCGAGATGTTCGTCCACCACGAAGACGTCCTGCGTGGCGGCGCCGACCCCGACGGGCCGTGGACGCCCCGGTCGCTGGCCCCCGAACTCGAGGCGGAGTTGCGCACGCCGGCCAAGTCGATGGGCCGGATGACGCTCAAGAAGGTCCCGGCCCGCGTGACCCTGCGCACCCCGGACGGCGAGGATCTGGTGACGGCGGGATCGGGTGACGACGTCATCGTGACCGGTCGTGTCGGTGAGCTGGTGCTGTTCGCGTTCGGCCGTACACCGGTCGACGTCACATTCGCCGGTGACGCCGCCGCGATCACGGGCGTCCGCGAGAGTTCGCGCGGCCTCTGA
- a CDS encoding thymidylate synthase: MSTAIRDMSSTGTIPTPYEDLLSLVMETGTPKADRTGTGTRSLFGRQLRYDLAEGFPLITTKKVHLKSIVYELLWFLRGDSNVRWLQERGVSIWDEWADENGELGPVYGVQWRSWPTPSGEHIDQIAAALDLLKTNPDSRRNIVSAWNVGEIPQMALPPCHAFFQFYVADGKLSCQLYQRSADLFLGVPFNIASYALLTHMMAQQAGLEVGEFVWTGGDCHIYDNHVEQVTLQLSRDPYPYPKLELRKRDSIFDYEYDDIAIVDYRSHPGIKAPVAV, from the coding sequence GTGAGCACGGCCATCCGCGACATGTCATCGACCGGGACCATCCCGACTCCGTACGAGGACCTGCTGAGCCTCGTCATGGAGACAGGGACGCCGAAGGCCGACCGCACCGGGACCGGGACGCGCAGCCTCTTCGGCAGGCAATTGCGCTACGACCTCGCCGAGGGTTTCCCACTGATCACCACCAAGAAGGTGCATCTGAAGTCGATCGTCTACGAGTTGCTGTGGTTCCTGCGCGGCGACTCAAATGTGCGGTGGCTGCAGGAGCGCGGGGTGAGCATCTGGGACGAGTGGGCCGACGAGAACGGTGAACTCGGACCCGTCTACGGCGTGCAATGGCGGAGCTGGCCGACGCCGTCCGGCGAGCACATCGACCAGATCGCGGCCGCCCTCGACCTGCTCAAGACCAACCCCGATTCGCGCCGGAACATCGTGTCCGCATGGAACGTGGGGGAGATCCCGCAGATGGCACTGCCGCCCTGCCACGCGTTCTTTCAGTTCTATGTCGCCGACGGCAAACTGTCGTGCCAGCTGTACCAGCGCAGCGCCGACCTGTTCCTGGGAGTACCGTTCAACATCGCGTCGTATGCGCTGCTGACGCACATGATGGCCCAGCAGGCGGGCCTCGAGGTCGGCGAGTTCGTGTGGACCGGCGGCGACTGCCACATCTACGACAACCACGTCGAGCAGGTGACGTTGCAACTGTCTCGCGACCCGTACCCGTACCCGAAACTCGAACTGCGCAAGCGGGATTCGATCTTCGACTACGAGTACGACGACATCGCCATCGTCGACTACCGGTCCCATCCCGGGATCAAAGCCCCGGTGGCGGTGTGA
- the thyX gene encoding FAD-dependent thymidylate synthase produces the protein MSELVPLKVQMVAMTQFTPPGDVPWSTDAEGGEALVEFAGRACYQSWDKPNPRTATNAGYLRHILEVGHLSLLEHASVTFYISGISRSCTHELIRHRHFSYSQLSQRFVPEHDSNVVAPPAIVGDPELEDLFTAATDASRAAYTELLAALEAKFADVPNAILRRKQARQAARSVLPNATETKIVVTGNHRAWRHFVGMRATEHADVEIRQLAVECLRQLMRVAPTVFGDFEIGTLADGTEVATSPFVLEG, from the coding sequence GTGTCCGAATTGGTGCCGCTGAAGGTGCAGATGGTGGCGATGACCCAGTTCACCCCGCCGGGAGACGTGCCGTGGAGCACCGACGCCGAGGGCGGTGAGGCGTTGGTCGAGTTCGCCGGCCGGGCGTGCTACCAGAGCTGGGACAAGCCGAACCCGCGTACCGCCACCAATGCCGGCTACCTGCGGCACATCCTCGAGGTCGGGCACCTGTCGCTGCTCGAACACGCATCGGTGACGTTCTACATCAGCGGCATCTCCCGCTCGTGCACCCACGAACTGATCCGGCACCGCCACTTCTCGTACTCGCAACTGTCCCAGCGGTTCGTGCCCGAGCACGACTCCAACGTCGTGGCGCCGCCGGCGATCGTGGGCGACCCGGAGCTCGAGGACCTCTTCACCGCGGCGACCGACGCGAGCCGGGCGGCCTACACCGAGCTCCTCGCGGCGCTGGAGGCGAAGTTCGCCGACGTCCCCAACGCCATCCTGCGTCGGAAACAGGCACGTCAGGCCGCTCGCTCCGTACTGCCGAACGCCACCGAGACAAAGATCGTCGTCACCGGCAACCATCGCGCCTGGCGGCACTTCGTCGGCATGCGCGCCACCGAGCACGCCGACGTCGAGATCCGCCAGCTCGCGGTGGAGTGTCTACGCCAGTTGATGCGGGTGGCGCCCACCGTGTTCGGCGATTTCGAGATCGGCACCCTGGCCGACGGGACCGAGGTCGCCACCTCACCATTCGTGCTGGAAGGGTGA